The Methanobacterium lacus genome includes a region encoding these proteins:
- a CDS encoding cysteine desulfurase family protein — translation MEVKYRYLDNSSITRMDERVLEAMKPYFFEKYAIPTSETGYSMGIEAREALEDSRNYLANYIGAGEGELIFTSGSSESSNAAIKGAAIAQKNKKGNHLIVSKIEDFPVLNSFKSLEKQGYEVSYLDVDEYGMVDPETIQKLIKPETSLVSVQHANQEIGTIQDIKTIAEICNEKNVLLHTDATHTFTKLPLDLHEIKADMVTISAHTLHGPSGIGALYLKKGTPFNKYLDGGFQEFNKRGGLENIPGAVGFKKAVELTSSEENDKFIQMRDHLMQRVLNEIPHTTLNGHPTERIPQNANITFDYVEGESITLHLDMRGFAVSTGSACFSRSLQASHVILGIGGDPERAHGSLRITFGRFNSMDDVGAMADALNEIVSKLREISAIGTQ, via the coding sequence ATGGAAGTTAAGTACAGGTACCTGGATAATTCATCAATTACAAGGATGGATGAAAGAGTTTTAGAAGCCATGAAACCATATTTCTTCGAAAAATATGCTATTCCAACTTCTGAAACAGGATACTCCATGGGTATAGAGGCCCGTGAGGCTTTAGAAGATAGTAGAAACTACTTGGCAAACTACATTGGTGCAGGTGAGGGTGAGCTCATATTCACATCTGGAAGTTCTGAATCAAGTAACGCAGCAATTAAAGGTGCTGCAATAGCACAAAAGAATAAAAAAGGAAATCATTTAATTGTATCTAAAATTGAAGATTTTCCGGTCTTAAATAGTTTTAAATCCCTTGAAAAACAGGGATACGAAGTTAGCTACCTCGATGTGGATGAGTATGGGATGGTGGATCCTGAAACGATCCAGAAACTCATCAAACCAGAAACCAGTCTTGTATCAGTACAGCATGCAAACCAGGAAATAGGTACCATCCAAGATATAAAAACCATAGCTGAGATATGTAACGAGAAAAATGTGCTTTTACATACAGATGCAACCCACACATTTACCAAACTACCATTGGACCTTCATGAGATAAAAGCGGACATGGTAACAATATCTGCACACACCCTCCACGGACCAAGTGGAATTGGGGCACTGTACTTGAAAAAAGGAACACCATTCAACAAATATTTGGATGGAGGTTTCCAGGAATTTAACAAGAGGGGTGGATTGGAAAACATCCCCGGAGCAGTAGGTTTTAAAAAGGCAGTTGAACTCACAAGTAGTGAAGAGAATGATAAATTCATTCAAATGAGGGATCACCTCATGCAACGTGTGCTAAATGAAATACCCCACACCACACTAAACGGCCATCCCACAGAAAGAATTCCTCAAAATGCCAACATAACATTTGACTACGTTGAGGGAGAATCAATCACACTCCACCTGGACATGAGGGGATTTGCAGTGAGCACGGGATCAGCATGCTTCAGCCGTTCACTCCAAGCAAGCCATGTTATCTTGGGAATAGGGGGAGATCCTGAAAGGGCCCATGGATCACTCAGGATAACCTTCGGACGCTTCAATAGCATGGATGATGTTGGGGCCATGGCAGATGCATTAAACGAAATAGTGAGTAAGTTAAGGGAAATTAGTGCAATTGGCACTCAATAA